The Spirosoma radiotolerans genome has a window encoding:
- the kynU gene encoding kynureninase has product MIYKNTLDFARQLDQTDLLRSYRDRFHIPQRNGQDLIYLCGNSLGLQPKTARAALEQELNTWQNLGVEGWFDKTEAAEQPWLRYHETCKELLAQIVGAQPSEVCPMNALTVNLHLLLASFYRPRMDGLGAKKYRILTIKGDFPSDQYALETHVKLHNFQPSDAIIEVAPRPDDGLIHTSDIQAAIAEYADSLAVIWMSGLNYYTGQVYNMAAIAETARTHCVPIGLDLAHAIGNVPLRLHDWGVDFATWCSYKYLNGGPGAVSGVFVHEKHHAQNLPRLAGWWGYREDKRFEMTPGFLPAPGADGWQVSTPNILALSLHRAAIAITAEAGMAALRQKSEQLTGFLEYILNQLKEVIILTPDDPNQRGCQLSLLVRKNGKGLFNYLTEQGIIGDWREPDCIRLAPTPLYNTFEEVWRVGEALKAYYAVEQPQ; this is encoded by the coding sequence ATGATCTACAAAAATACCCTTGATTTTGCCCGCCAACTCGATCAGACCGACCTGCTTCGTTCGTATCGCGACCGCTTTCACATTCCCCAACGCAATGGACAGGATCTGATTTATCTGTGCGGAAATTCGCTTGGCTTGCAACCCAAAACCGCCAGGGCGGCTCTGGAACAGGAACTTAATACATGGCAGAATCTGGGTGTTGAAGGCTGGTTTGACAAAACAGAAGCCGCCGAACAACCGTGGCTACGGTATCACGAAACCTGTAAAGAGTTACTGGCGCAGATTGTTGGGGCACAGCCCAGCGAAGTTTGCCCCATGAACGCCCTAACCGTGAATCTTCATCTGTTACTGGCCTCCTTTTATCGGCCCCGCATGGATGGGCTAGGCGCTAAGAAATACAGGATCCTGACGATTAAAGGTGATTTTCCGTCGGATCAGTACGCGCTCGAAACCCACGTGAAACTGCATAATTTCCAGCCATCTGATGCGATTATCGAAGTCGCTCCACGACCCGATGATGGTCTAATTCACACGTCCGATATTCAGGCTGCTATTGCCGAATATGCCGACTCGCTGGCGGTGATCTGGATGAGTGGCCTCAATTATTATACGGGTCAGGTCTACAACATGGCTGCCATTGCCGAAACAGCGCGAACGCATTGCGTTCCTATTGGGCTCGATCTGGCACACGCCATTGGTAATGTCCCCCTGCGACTGCACGATTGGGGCGTTGATTTTGCTACCTGGTGTTCGTACAAATACCTCAATGGTGGCCCTGGTGCCGTATCGGGCGTGTTTGTGCATGAAAAACACCACGCTCAGAACTTACCTCGACTGGCCGGCTGGTGGGGCTATCGGGAAGACAAGCGATTCGAGATGACGCCCGGTTTTCTGCCCGCTCCCGGTGCGGATGGCTGGCAGGTCAGCACGCCCAATATCCTGGCCTTATCGCTGCACAGAGCGGCCATTGCCATCACGGCTGAAGCCGGTATGGCAGCGCTCCGGCAAAAAAGTGAACAACTGACGGGTTTTCTGGAGTATATACTGAACCAGTTGAAGGAAGTCATTATTCTGACACCCGATGACCCGAATCAGCGGGGGTGCCAGCTGTCGTTGCTGGTTCGCAAAAACGGCAAAGGCTTATTCAATTACCTGACAGAGCAGGGCATCATTGGCGACTGGCGCGAACCGGACTGTATTCGTCTGGCGCCAACTCCTTTGTACAATACCTTTGAGGAGGTTTGGCGTGTCGGTGAGGCTCTCAAAGCGTACTATGCAGTAGAGCAACCACAATAG
- a CDS encoding carboxylesterase family protein, producing MRTHLVTALITLLTLIVSSKTQAQHTPKNYQKYPYLLYLPKDYNTTKDSYPVVIYLHGGSQRGQDLSKLKIYGLPYLVDKGREFPFIIASPQCPDGKFWSTDNWFDSLYTELTTTYRVDPKRVYLTGISMGGYGVWQTAVNYPDKFAAVMPLCGGCDDSTQICRIKHMPIWTFHGTADEVIPISETERLVKRLTDCQGRVNFTRLEKEGHSIQYLYEDNALYAWLLKQHK from the coding sequence ATGCGCACACATCTGGTTACTGCTCTCATTACCCTGCTTACCCTGATTGTATCATCAAAAACGCAGGCGCAGCATACGCCCAAAAACTACCAGAAATACCCTTATTTGCTCTATCTACCGAAAGACTACAACACTACCAAAGACAGTTACCCTGTAGTCATTTACCTGCACGGCGGGTCGCAGCGGGGGCAGGATTTGAGTAAGCTGAAGATATACGGACTCCCGTACCTGGTCGATAAAGGCCGTGAATTTCCGTTTATTATTGCCTCACCTCAATGCCCGGATGGAAAATTCTGGTCGACCGATAACTGGTTCGATTCGCTGTATACTGAGCTAACAACGACGTACCGGGTTGATCCAAAGCGTGTCTATTTGACCGGTATCAGCATGGGTGGCTATGGTGTCTGGCAAACCGCCGTAAACTATCCGGATAAATTTGCAGCCGTGATGCCGCTGTGTGGGGGCTGCGATGATTCGACCCAAATTTGCCGGATCAAACACATGCCAATCTGGACATTTCATGGAACGGCCGACGAGGTAATTCCAATCTCGGAAACAGAGCGATTGGTGAAACGGTTAACTGACTGTCAGGGGCGGGTGAATTTTACCCGACTGGAAAAAGAAGGCCACAGCATTCAATACTTGTATGAGGATAATGCGCTCTATGCATGGTTGCTGAAGCAGCATAAATAG
- a CDS encoding alpha/beta hydrolase: MKNLLVTKTHCRQTLQYAFLALLATFSLTACQDHRLPQPGQSIQSNSPKPDWGPTITPQMLAVIEELGRLAPTPLNQLSPQDARKQPSFKDAVNSLLDKNNIPRPKANVTISERMITGADNAQIRVKVYTPNNGSAPMPVIVYYHGGGWVIGSPEVYEYSTLALAEETGAIVMSVDYRLAPEFKFPTAHEDAYRAYEWAKNNAATINGNPAKVAVAGESAGGNMAITVAMMARDRGLALPIHILSVFPVANNDLFTESYNRYANAKPLNRPLIQYFTDNYFRTPADGDSPLISLVDVANLSGLPPTTIIAAEIDPLQTEGMLLRDKLQSVGVSVTYQLYTGVTHEFFGMYAIVPEAQQAQTLAATQLINAFK; the protein is encoded by the coding sequence ATGAAAAATCTTTTAGTAACAAAAACACATTGCCGTCAGACTCTACAGTACGCATTTCTTGCCTTACTTGCTACGTTCTCATTAACTGCCTGTCAGGACCACCGGTTGCCACAGCCCGGTCAGAGTATTCAGTCCAACAGCCCTAAACCCGACTGGGGACCAACCATCACCCCCCAAATGTTGGCCGTTATTGAGGAGCTAGGCCGCCTGGCTCCCACTCCACTCAACCAGCTTTCTCCACAGGATGCCCGAAAACAGCCATCGTTCAAAGACGCCGTCAATTCATTGCTTGACAAGAATAATATTCCTCGCCCAAAAGCCAACGTCACCATCAGCGAACGGATGATTACAGGGGCTGACAACGCTCAGATACGAGTCAAAGTTTACACCCCCAACAACGGGTCGGCCCCAATGCCGGTTATTGTGTATTACCACGGCGGAGGCTGGGTGATCGGCAGTCCGGAAGTGTATGAATACTCAACGCTGGCGCTGGCCGAAGAAACTGGCGCAATCGTTATGTCCGTCGATTATCGGCTGGCTCCTGAGTTCAAATTTCCAACGGCGCACGAAGACGCATATCGCGCCTATGAGTGGGCAAAAAATAATGCAGCTACCATTAATGGAAATCCCGCGAAAGTAGCCGTTGCCGGCGAGAGCGCTGGTGGTAACATGGCCATCACTGTCGCGATGATGGCCCGTGATCGCGGTTTGGCTCTTCCGATCCATATCTTGTCGGTGTTTCCGGTAGCGAACAACGATCTCTTCACGGAATCGTACAACCGCTACGCCAACGCCAAACCATTGAACCGCCCTTTGATTCAGTACTTTACGGACAACTATTTCCGCACGCCAGCTGATGGCGATAGTCCGCTGATTTCGCTGGTCGATGTCGCTAACCTCAGCGGTTTGCCACCGACAACCATTATTGCAGCTGAAATTGACCCGCTGCAAACCGAAGGCATGTTACTGCGCGACAAGCTCCAATCGGTGGGTGTATCGGTCACGTATCAACTGTATACTGGCGTAACGCACGAGTTTTTTGGTATGTACGCCATTGTTCCCGAAGCCCAACAGGCACAGACCCTGGCGGCTACCCAGCTAATCAACGCATTCAAGTAA
- a CDS encoding heavy-metal-associated domain-containing protein, translated as MLRNLFLTALTSLLLLGNLFASAPTRDDKEKEVKIKTSAICGMCKSRIERNLSYEKGVKEADLDVKSKVVTIKYNPAKTDVSKLKANISKTGYDAEEVAADEAGYNKLPSCCKKDSGMAHQ; from the coding sequence ATGTTGCGTAACCTGTTTCTAACCGCCCTGACATCCTTACTGCTTTTGGGTAACCTGTTCGCCAGCGCACCAACCCGCGACGATAAGGAAAAAGAAGTTAAAATTAAGACATCGGCCATTTGTGGTATGTGTAAATCCCGTATTGAACGGAATCTGTCTTACGAAAAAGGTGTCAAAGAAGCTGATCTCGACGTGAAGTCTAAAGTCGTCACGATCAAATACAATCCGGCCAAAACGGACGTATCCAAACTGAAAGCGAACATCAGCAAAACAGGCTACGACGCGGAAGAAGTAGCGGCTGACGAAGCTGGGTATAACAAACTGCCAAGCTGCTGCAAAAAAGACAGCGGTATGGCTCATCAATAA